The following are from one region of the Prunus dulcis unplaced genomic scaffold, ALMONDv2, whole genome shotgun sequence genome:
- the LOC117612945 gene encoding uncharacterized protein LOC117612945 isoform X1, with translation MNSRVRTNLQSMKAALNNDKREKKMETQKNRIMGTERTLINRRRSNRERKMTLLQDVDKLKKKLRHEENVHRALERAFTRPLGALPRLPPYLPPHTLELLAEVAVLEEEVVRLEEQVVNFRQGLYQQAVYLSTKRNVETLNDSSEQTPIKSAKHQRSKSLSHNEFISATSASRLQPSLSRSVSSRRLLSTDIVSDRTTGNCSSRQVSGKQISRKPNCLSPLSEDGKGKENRMCSNAARDKQSPDKKTTKAVTPVKKLPSKHESMVKCLDPLKLELDCRLVDQERAHESSSGSSDDKVSEADNTPNKVSEDIVKCLSSIFVRMSSLKDKVEELETSRSTLSAHAANGETGFRDPYGICLEFRNIDVGPYKNLRSIDIGSIDLNRTTSALILMHRLKFLLGKLSSVNLEDLNHQQKLAFWINTYNSCMMKAFLEHGIPETPEMVVALMQKATIDVGGHYLNAITIEHFILRLPYHLKFTCPKAAKNDEMKARSIFGLEWSEPLVTFALSCGSWSSPAVRVYSAAHVEEELEAAKRDYIQAAVGISRTNKLIIPKLLDWYLLDFAKDLESLVDWICMQLPNELRNEAVKSLERRGREPFSQLVQIMPYNFSFRLLLQR, from the exons ATGAATAGCAGAGTACGCACTAATCTTCAGAGCATGAAAGCTGCTCTAAATAATGATAAA agggagaagaagatggagaCTCAGAAGAACAGAATAATGGGTACAGAGAGAACGTTAATCAATCGGCGTAGAtcaaacagagaaagaaaaatgaccTTACTACAAGAT GTTGATAAACTGAAGAAGAAGCTCAGACATGAAGAAAATGTCCACAGAGCATTGGAAAGGGCTTTTACAAGACCATTAGGAGCTTTACCCCGTCTTCCTCCTTATCTCCCTCCACAT ACATTAGAACTTCTGGCTGAAGTAGCTGTTTTAGAAGAGGAGGTTGTTCGGCTTGAAGAACAGGTTGTTAATTTTAGACAAGGTCTTTATCAGCAAGCTGTCTATCTATCCACCAAGAGGAATGTGGAAACTTTGAATGATTCAAGTGAGCAGACCCCAATTAAAAGCGCTAAACATCAGAGATCAAAATCTTTGTCACATAATGAGTTCATATCAGCAACATCAGCCTCCAGGCTTCAACCTTCTCTTTCTCGAAGTGTTTCTAGCAGAAGGCTACTGTCTACTGATATTGTCTCTGATCGAACGACCGGGAATTGTTCTAGTAGGCAAGTCAGTGGAAAACAAATTTCCAGGAAACCCAATTGTTTATCACCTCTTTCAGAAGatgggaaaggaaaagaaaatcgAATGTGTTCTAATGCGGCTAGGGATAAGCAATCTCCCGACAAGAAAACTACCAAAGCTGTAACCCCAGTGAAAAAGCTTCCCAGCAAACATGAATCCATGGTCAAGTGTTTGGACCCTTTGAAGTTAGAG CTAGACTGCAGATTAGTAGACCAGGAAAGAGCACATGAGAGTTCATCTGGTTCTTCAGATGATAAGGTATCGGAAGCCGATAACACTCCTAATAAAGTGTCCGAGGATATTGTGAAGTGTTTGTCTAGCATTTTTGTGAGGATGAGCAGTTTGAAGGACAAAGTAGAAGAATTGGAGACTTCTAGATCAACATTATCTGCTCATGCAGCAAATGGAGAGACAGGGTTTCGAGATCCTTATGGCATTTGCTTAGAATTCAGAAACATAGACGTTGGTCCCTATAAAAATCTCCGATCAATTGATATTGGTTCAATTGATCTCAACAGAACAACAAGCGCATTGATTCTgatgcacagattaaa GTTTCTACTTGGAAAGCTTTCCTCTGTGAACCTAGAGGATCTTAACCATCAGCAGAAGCTTGCATTTTGGATTAACACTTATAATTCCTGCATGATGAAG GCATTTTTAGAGCATGGCATACCTGAGACTCCTGAAATGGTTGTAGCACTAATGCAAAAG GCAACGATAGATGTCGGGGGACACTACCTGAACGCAATTACAATTGAGCATTTCATTTTGAGATTGCCTTATCACTTAAAATTT ACGTGTCCAAAAGCTGCAAAGAATGATGAGATGAAAGCTCGCAGCATATTTGGATTGGAGTGGTCTGAACCCTTGGTAACCTTTGCACTTTCTTGCGGAAGCTGGTCCTCCCCCGCT GTGAGAGTTTACTCAGCAGCTCATGTTGAAGAAGAGTTGGAAGCAGCAAAAAGGGACTATATACAGGCAGCTGTTGGGATTTCAAGGACAAACAAGTTGATAATCCCCAAGCTGTTGGATTGGTATCTGCTTGACTTTGCAAAGGATTTAGAATCATTGGTTGATTGGATTTGCATGCAGCTACCCAATGAGCTCAGGAATGAGGCTGTTAAAAGCCTTGAAAGAAGGGGAAGAGAGCCCTTTTCACAGTTGGTGCAAATAATGCCATACAATTTCAGCTTCAGGCTGCTCTTACAGCGATGa
- the LOC117612945 gene encoding uncharacterized protein LOC117612945 isoform X3, protein MYSSTCYCTYQVDKLKKKLRHEENVHRALERAFTRPLGALPRLPPYLPPHTLELLAEVAVLEEEVVRLEEQVVNFRQGLYQQAVYLSTKRNVETLNDSSEQTPIKSAKHQRSKSLSHNEFISATSASRLQPSLSRSVSSRRLLSTDIVSDRTTGNCSSRQVSGKQISRKPNCLSPLSEDGKGKENRMCSNAARDKQSPDKKTTKAVTPVKKLPSKHESMVKCLDPLKLELDCRLVDQERAHESSSGSSDDKVSEADNTPNKVSEDIVKCLSSIFVRMSSLKDKVEELETSRSTLSAHAANGETGFRDPYGICLEFRNIDVGPYKNLRSIDIGSIDLNRTTSALILMHRLKFLLGKLSSVNLEDLNHQQKLAFWINTYNSCMMKAFLEHGIPETPEMVVALMQKATIDVGGHYLNAITIEHFILRLPYHLKFTCPKAAKNDEMKARSIFGLEWSEPLVTFALSCGSWSSPAVRVYSAAHVEEELEAAKRDYIQAAVGISRTNKLIIPKLLDWYLLDFAKDLESLVDWICMQLPNELRNEAVKSLERRGREPFSQLVQIMPYNFSFRLLLQR, encoded by the exons ATGTACTCTTCCACTTGCTACTGCACATATCAA GTTGATAAACTGAAGAAGAAGCTCAGACATGAAGAAAATGTCCACAGAGCATTGGAAAGGGCTTTTACAAGACCATTAGGAGCTTTACCCCGTCTTCCTCCTTATCTCCCTCCACAT ACATTAGAACTTCTGGCTGAAGTAGCTGTTTTAGAAGAGGAGGTTGTTCGGCTTGAAGAACAGGTTGTTAATTTTAGACAAGGTCTTTATCAGCAAGCTGTCTATCTATCCACCAAGAGGAATGTGGAAACTTTGAATGATTCAAGTGAGCAGACCCCAATTAAAAGCGCTAAACATCAGAGATCAAAATCTTTGTCACATAATGAGTTCATATCAGCAACATCAGCCTCCAGGCTTCAACCTTCTCTTTCTCGAAGTGTTTCTAGCAGAAGGCTACTGTCTACTGATATTGTCTCTGATCGAACGACCGGGAATTGTTCTAGTAGGCAAGTCAGTGGAAAACAAATTTCCAGGAAACCCAATTGTTTATCACCTCTTTCAGAAGatgggaaaggaaaagaaaatcgAATGTGTTCTAATGCGGCTAGGGATAAGCAATCTCCCGACAAGAAAACTACCAAAGCTGTAACCCCAGTGAAAAAGCTTCCCAGCAAACATGAATCCATGGTCAAGTGTTTGGACCCTTTGAAGTTAGAG CTAGACTGCAGATTAGTAGACCAGGAAAGAGCACATGAGAGTTCATCTGGTTCTTCAGATGATAAGGTATCGGAAGCCGATAACACTCCTAATAAAGTGTCCGAGGATATTGTGAAGTGTTTGTCTAGCATTTTTGTGAGGATGAGCAGTTTGAAGGACAAAGTAGAAGAATTGGAGACTTCTAGATCAACATTATCTGCTCATGCAGCAAATGGAGAGACAGGGTTTCGAGATCCTTATGGCATTTGCTTAGAATTCAGAAACATAGACGTTGGTCCCTATAAAAATCTCCGATCAATTGATATTGGTTCAATTGATCTCAACAGAACAACAAGCGCATTGATTCTgatgcacagattaaa GTTTCTACTTGGAAAGCTTTCCTCTGTGAACCTAGAGGATCTTAACCATCAGCAGAAGCTTGCATTTTGGATTAACACTTATAATTCCTGCATGATGAAG GCATTTTTAGAGCATGGCATACCTGAGACTCCTGAAATGGTTGTAGCACTAATGCAAAAG GCAACGATAGATGTCGGGGGACACTACCTGAACGCAATTACAATTGAGCATTTCATTTTGAGATTGCCTTATCACTTAAAATTT ACGTGTCCAAAAGCTGCAAAGAATGATGAGATGAAAGCTCGCAGCATATTTGGATTGGAGTGGTCTGAACCCTTGGTAACCTTTGCACTTTCTTGCGGAAGCTGGTCCTCCCCCGCT GTGAGAGTTTACTCAGCAGCTCATGTTGAAGAAGAGTTGGAAGCAGCAAAAAGGGACTATATACAGGCAGCTGTTGGGATTTCAAGGACAAACAAGTTGATAATCCCCAAGCTGTTGGATTGGTATCTGCTTGACTTTGCAAAGGATTTAGAATCATTGGTTGATTGGATTTGCATGCAGCTACCCAATGAGCTCAGGAATGAGGCTGTTAAAAGCCTTGAAAGAAGGGGAAGAGAGCCCTTTTCACAGTTGGTGCAAATAATGCCATACAATTTCAGCTTCAGGCTGCTCTTACAGCGATGa
- the LOC117612945 gene encoding uncharacterized protein LOC117612945 isoform X2, with product MNSRVRTNLQSMKAALNNDKVDKLKKKLRHEENVHRALERAFTRPLGALPRLPPYLPPHTLELLAEVAVLEEEVVRLEEQVVNFRQGLYQQAVYLSTKRNVETLNDSSEQTPIKSAKHQRSKSLSHNEFISATSASRLQPSLSRSVSSRRLLSTDIVSDRTTGNCSSRQVSGKQISRKPNCLSPLSEDGKGKENRMCSNAARDKQSPDKKTTKAVTPVKKLPSKHESMVKCLDPLKLELDCRLVDQERAHESSSGSSDDKVSEADNTPNKVSEDIVKCLSSIFVRMSSLKDKVEELETSRSTLSAHAANGETGFRDPYGICLEFRNIDVGPYKNLRSIDIGSIDLNRTTSALILMHRLKFLLGKLSSVNLEDLNHQQKLAFWINTYNSCMMKAFLEHGIPETPEMVVALMQKATIDVGGHYLNAITIEHFILRLPYHLKFTCPKAAKNDEMKARSIFGLEWSEPLVTFALSCGSWSSPAVRVYSAAHVEEELEAAKRDYIQAAVGISRTNKLIIPKLLDWYLLDFAKDLESLVDWICMQLPNELRNEAVKSLERRGREPFSQLVQIMPYNFSFRLLLQR from the exons ATGAATAGCAGAGTACGCACTAATCTTCAGAGCATGAAAGCTGCTCTAAATAATGATAAA GTTGATAAACTGAAGAAGAAGCTCAGACATGAAGAAAATGTCCACAGAGCATTGGAAAGGGCTTTTACAAGACCATTAGGAGCTTTACCCCGTCTTCCTCCTTATCTCCCTCCACAT ACATTAGAACTTCTGGCTGAAGTAGCTGTTTTAGAAGAGGAGGTTGTTCGGCTTGAAGAACAGGTTGTTAATTTTAGACAAGGTCTTTATCAGCAAGCTGTCTATCTATCCACCAAGAGGAATGTGGAAACTTTGAATGATTCAAGTGAGCAGACCCCAATTAAAAGCGCTAAACATCAGAGATCAAAATCTTTGTCACATAATGAGTTCATATCAGCAACATCAGCCTCCAGGCTTCAACCTTCTCTTTCTCGAAGTGTTTCTAGCAGAAGGCTACTGTCTACTGATATTGTCTCTGATCGAACGACCGGGAATTGTTCTAGTAGGCAAGTCAGTGGAAAACAAATTTCCAGGAAACCCAATTGTTTATCACCTCTTTCAGAAGatgggaaaggaaaagaaaatcgAATGTGTTCTAATGCGGCTAGGGATAAGCAATCTCCCGACAAGAAAACTACCAAAGCTGTAACCCCAGTGAAAAAGCTTCCCAGCAAACATGAATCCATGGTCAAGTGTTTGGACCCTTTGAAGTTAGAG CTAGACTGCAGATTAGTAGACCAGGAAAGAGCACATGAGAGTTCATCTGGTTCTTCAGATGATAAGGTATCGGAAGCCGATAACACTCCTAATAAAGTGTCCGAGGATATTGTGAAGTGTTTGTCTAGCATTTTTGTGAGGATGAGCAGTTTGAAGGACAAAGTAGAAGAATTGGAGACTTCTAGATCAACATTATCTGCTCATGCAGCAAATGGAGAGACAGGGTTTCGAGATCCTTATGGCATTTGCTTAGAATTCAGAAACATAGACGTTGGTCCCTATAAAAATCTCCGATCAATTGATATTGGTTCAATTGATCTCAACAGAACAACAAGCGCATTGATTCTgatgcacagattaaa GTTTCTACTTGGAAAGCTTTCCTCTGTGAACCTAGAGGATCTTAACCATCAGCAGAAGCTTGCATTTTGGATTAACACTTATAATTCCTGCATGATGAAG GCATTTTTAGAGCATGGCATACCTGAGACTCCTGAAATGGTTGTAGCACTAATGCAAAAG GCAACGATAGATGTCGGGGGACACTACCTGAACGCAATTACAATTGAGCATTTCATTTTGAGATTGCCTTATCACTTAAAATTT ACGTGTCCAAAAGCTGCAAAGAATGATGAGATGAAAGCTCGCAGCATATTTGGATTGGAGTGGTCTGAACCCTTGGTAACCTTTGCACTTTCTTGCGGAAGCTGGTCCTCCCCCGCT GTGAGAGTTTACTCAGCAGCTCATGTTGAAGAAGAGTTGGAAGCAGCAAAAAGGGACTATATACAGGCAGCTGTTGGGATTTCAAGGACAAACAAGTTGATAATCCCCAAGCTGTTGGATTGGTATCTGCTTGACTTTGCAAAGGATTTAGAATCATTGGTTGATTGGATTTGCATGCAGCTACCCAATGAGCTCAGGAATGAGGCTGTTAAAAGCCTTGAAAGAAGGGGAAGAGAGCCCTTTTCACAGTTGGTGCAAATAATGCCATACAATTTCAGCTTCAGGCTGCTCTTACAGCGATGa
- the LOC117612944 gene encoding uncharacterized protein LOC117612944, producing the protein MVVMEFKTLTIRAQKQQQLSMFSLRGLSHPIKALHVLMVLACTLFYLATCGQCSGNGMQILSEYDACGSYGDNFDVAFADNFLGDSTLGCGIPRNPFNIDKICTSSRLFCFPSTLPGFLEHKLKMADLEVSGSQSDDLSSIGSTENSKLANNKSWSSDNGMFKLFNGGIVSCSLNSKAATNEFSSIQTDSANPNDLSSCRGPLLYQKSTSFRPNKNTEMTKSNSFSSSSSPHVEISPAVLDWEQKNMYFPSLAFLTVANTCNDSILHVYEPFSTDIQFYPCNFSEVLLGPGETASICFVFLPRWLGLSSAHLILQTSSGGFLIQAKGVAIESPYGIHPLLGLDVSSRGRWSKNLSLFNSFDQNFHVEEVSAWMSVTLGHTSHYAEAICSTEKLQPSNELQFLSVKDRLVVSTGQVGLPLLAMRPLRKWEIDPHSSETIIEIDISMESKGKIFGAICMQLLRSSEDKSDTVMLPFEAELDGTAMDDDRGGPILASLEVLEYSSNETAVAISLKNCAPYLLRVLEITEVADSKTFQIKYSQDLLLFPGSDTYVSVVTCTERNVKLYGHCTLLILTNDSTSPQIEIPCQDVIHLCSRHWKGSTTEFEHQSERSESGDMNSVSFDSGLQWPSQRATETAEADELVLQNWKSQDTRSGMSVLDDHEVFFPMLQVGSHYSKWITVKNPSQEPVVMQLILNSGEIIDQCKTPGGLIQPPSSGSLVRNESTSPSRYGFSIAENALTEAYVQPNGRASLGPVLFHPSSRCKWRSSALIRNNLSGVEWLSLRGFGGSLSLLLLEKSEAVQSVEFNLSLPLPLNISPPDMLFHTEDATHSCLRPLAKQLYAKNIGDLPLEVRRIKVSGKECGMDGFMVQTCKGFALEPGESAKLLISYQTDFSAALVQRDLELAFETGILVIPMKASIPLQMINICKKSVFWMRAKKYSAAVLLLISLMFLVFWYIFPQVLAFCSHDCLWVSGKSSLATSTSSSEKVSHVHNYRDSNFSVSGEINSLLRSVREDRTLMQAVDQAGASEREKFAQHAKQILQGHRQTNYLSDTPKNKAMAFSLMSESVSVENSDDLEASQPGNLTVKTGNEKGRRRKKRKGAGSKLTGLLEVSSSQSGNSTPSSPLSPVTSVTPKHMWPLSPDLGQAVEARNPFTQVAHQRCQKSHVFKSASKANLSSRPEVSLKNFSNHQTFPSQEQPSPPRKAAARPVLLPSATFPCAGRPAPNAVCTSPFPASTSAISPLARAPGSKLYEQKNVREERKSRFGDEYRYDIWGDHFPRLKLTRTNNVTSMISSTSESDSNSFFVKGPQTLMTRSPPRSVSFFHQDG; encoded by the exons atggtggtgatggagttCAAAACCCTAACAATCAGAGCTcaaaagcagcagcagctctCCATGTTCAGCCTCAG GGGATTGTCACATCCAATCAAAGCACTCCATGTTCTTATGGTTTTAGCATGTACTCTTTTCTACCTCGCTACATGTGGACAATGCTCTGGGAATGGGATGCAAATATTATCAGAATATGATGCTTGTGGATCATATGGAGATAATTTTGATGTGGCTTTTGCGGATAATTTTCTTGGTGACAGCACTTTGGGCTGTGGAATTCCAAGAAACCCCTTCAATATTGATAAGATTTGTACTAGCTCTCGTTTGTTCTGCTTTCCCTCTACATTACCGGGTTTTTTGGAGCATAAACTCAAAATGGCTGATTTAGAAGTTTCTGGGAGTCAGTCTGATGATCTGTCATCTATAGGATCAACTGAAAATAGCAAGTTGGCAAATAACAAAAGCTGGTCATCAGACAATGGTATGTTTAAGTTATTTAATGGAGGGATTGTTTCTTGTTCTTTGAACTCCAAAGCGGCTACTAATGAGTTTTCATCCATTCAAACTGATAGTGCTAATCCAAATGATCTTTCTTCCTGTAGAGGACCTTTACTTTATCAGAAAAGCACAAGTTTTAGGCCGAACAAGAACACTGAGATGACCAAATCTAATTCTTTCAGTAGTTCTTCCTCTCCCCATGTAGAAATTAGCCCTGCTGTATTGGATTGGGAACAAAAGAACATGTATTTTCCATCATTAGCTTTCTTAACTGTGGCAAATACATGCAATGACAGCATTTTACATGTTTATGAGCCATTCAGTACTGACATACAGTTCTATCCTTGCAATTTTAGTGAGGTTTTGTTAGGACCTGGTGAAACAGCttcaatttgttttgtatttttaccTAGATGGCTGGGCTTGTCCTCTGCTCACCTCATTTTGCAGACAAGCTCTGGTGGTTTCTTGATTCAGGCGAAAGGTGTTGCCATTGAGTCTCCTTATGGAATTCATCCTTTATTAGGCCTGGATGTTTCCTCCAGGGGAAGGTGGAGTAAGAATTTGTCTTTGTTTAATTCCTTTgatcaaaattttcatgtgGAGGAAGTAAGTGCATGGATGTCAGTGACTCTGGGGCATACTTCCCATTATGCAGAGGCAATATGTAGTACTGAAAAACTTCAACCTTCCAATGAACTTCAGTTTCTGAGTGTGAAAGATCGTTTGGTTGTGAGTACTGGTCAAGTTGGTTTGCCTCTGCTGGCCATGAGGCCTCTCAGGAAATGGGAGATTGATCCACACAGCAGTGAAACTATCATAGAAATAGACATCTCAATGGAAtcgaaaggaaaaatatttgGTGCAATTTGTATGCAGTTGCTAAGGTCTTCAGAGGACAAGTCTGATACTGTTATGCTTCCTTTTGAGGCTGAATTGGATGGAACAGCAATGGATGATGATCGTGGAGGACCCATATTAGCATCTCTTGAGGTTTTGGAGTATTCTTCCAATGAAACTGCTGTTGCTATATCTCTGAAGAATTGTGCTCCTTACCTTTTGAGAGTTCTTGAGATTACTGAGGTTGCAGATAGTAAAACCTTCCAGATAAAATACAGTCAAGACTTGTTGCTTTTCCCAGGCAGTGACACATATGTTTCTGTGGTTACTTGTACTGAAAGAAATGTCAAATTATATGGACACTGTACATTACTTATATTGACAAATGACTCAACAAGCCCACAGATTGAAATTCCTTGCCAGGATGTTATTCATTTATGTTCAAGACATTGGAAAGGTTCTACCACTGAATTTGAACATCAGTCAGAAAGAAGTGAATCAGGTGATATGAACAGTGTGTCCTTTGACAGTGGCTTGCAGTGGCCATCACAGAGG GCAACAGAGACAGCAGAAGCAGATGAATTGGTGCTGCAGAACTGGAAATCTCAAGATACCAGAAGTGGCATGTCTGTGCTTGATGATCATGAGGTATTCTTCCCAATGCTTCAGGTAGGAAGTCATTACTCTAAGTGGATCACTGTAAAGAATCCTAGCCAAGAGCCTGTAGTGATGCAGCTTATACTGAACTCGGGGGAGATTATTGATCAATGCAAGACCCCAGGTGGTCTTATACAGCCTCCTTCATCTGGTAGTTTGGTTCGTAATGAATCCACTTCTCCCAGTAGATATGGGTTCTCAATAGCAGAAAATGCACTAACAGAGGCTTATGTTCAACCAAATGGTAGAGCATCTCTTGGACCAGTATTGTTTCACCCTTCCAGTCGATGCAAGTGGAGAAGTTCAGCCCTCATAAGAAACAATCTTTCTGGCGTGGAGTGGTTATCTCTGAGGGGATTTGGAGGATCACTTTCCTTGCTTCTGCTTGAAAAGTCTGAGGCTGTTCAGAGTGTAGAATTCAACCTCAGCTTACCACTTCCTCTCAACATTTCTCCTCCAGACATGTTATTTCACACGGAAGATGCCACTCATTCTTGTTTACGCCCATTAGCAAAACAGCTCTATGCTAAGAATATAGGAGACTTGCCACTGGAGGTTAGAAGAATCAAAGTGTCCGGAAAAGAGTGCGGGATGGATGGGTTTATGGTACAAACTTGCAAAGGTTTTGCTCTTGAACCTGGAGAGTCAGCAAAGCTTCTGATATCATACCAGACTGATTTTTCTGCAGCCTTGGTACAAAGGGATCTTGAGCTGGCCTTTGAAACTGGTATTCTGGTGATACCCATGAAGGCAAGCATCCCTTTGCAGATGATCAATATATGTAAGAAATCAGTGTTCTGGATGCGCGCTAAAAAGTACTCTGCAGCAGTACTACTTCTTATATCCTTGATGTTTCTAGTATTTTGGTATATATTCCCCCAGGTGCTGGCCTTTTGCTCCCATGATTGTTTGTGGGTGAGCGGAAAAAGTTCCTTGGCTACTTCTACAAGTAGTTCAGAGAAAGTTTCTCATGTGCATAACTATAGAGACAGTAATTTTTCTGTGTCTGGTGAGATAAACAGTTTGCTAAGATCAGTTCGGGAAGATAGAACCTTAATGCAGGCAGTTGACCAGGCTGGGGCCTCAGAGCGGGAAAAATTTGCTCAACATGCAAAGCAAATTCTACAAGGTCATAGACAAACAAACTATTTGTCAGATACACCAAAGAATAAAGCCATGGCCTTCTCATTGATGTCTGAATCGGTATCAGTTGAGAATTCTGACGACCTAGAAGCATCCCAACCCGGTAACCTCACAGTCAAAACTGGAAATGAAAAGGGAAGAAGGCGTAAGAAGAGAAAGGGTGCCGGTTCTAAGTTGACAGGACTTCTTGAAGTTTCAAGCAGTCAAAGTGGAAATTCTACACCTTCATCACCCTTGTCTCCAGTCACATCTGTAACACCAAAACACATGTGGCCACTATCTCCCGATCTGGGTCAAGCTGTTGAGGCCAGGAATCCATTTACTCAAGTAGCTCACCAACGCTGCCAGAAGAGTCATGTTTTTAAATCGGCTTCCAAGGCAAACTTATCATCAAGGCCTGAGGTTTCTTTGAAGAATTTCAGTAACCACCAAACTTTTCCTTCTCAGGAGCAGCCTTCACCACCAAGAAAAGCTGCTGCCAGACCTGTTTTGTTGCCGTCTGCCACCTTTCCTTGCGCTGGAAGGCCTGCTCCTAATGCGGTCTGCACTTCCCCTTTTCCGGCTTCAACCTCGGCTATTTCTCCACTTGCTAGAGCCCCTGGGTCCAAACTCTATGAGCAGAAAAATGTTAGAGAAGAACGAAAGTCTCGGTTTGGGGATGAATATAGATATGATATATGGGGTGACCATTTTCCTAGGCTTAAGTTGACTAGGACAAACAATGTTACTTCAATGATCTCCAGCACTTCAGAGAGCGACTCTAATAGCTTCTTTGTAAAGGGTCCGCAAACCCTCATGACAAGGTCTCCACCAAGATCTGTAAGTTTTTTCCATCAAGATGGTTaa